A region of Sugiyamaella lignohabitans strain CBS 10342 chromosome A, complete sequence DNA encodes the following proteins:
- a CDS encoding Sphingolipid C9-methyltransferase codes for MIPEVIFHTRSQDEEQVRDHYDRGDDFYSWFLGPRMIYTSGIISDITREETLEELQDNKLRVVCEKIGLKKGDRHLDLGCGWGTLVRYASSQYGAHSTGITLGRNQTVWGNTNLAKDGIPESQSKILCLDYRDAPVPPGKYNKITCLEMSEHVGVRNFSKFLTQVYDMLDDDGVFFMQYAGIRKYWQYEDLIWGLFMNKYVFPGADASTPLGWTIDKLEGTGFEVVSVDTIGVHYSATLWRWYRNWLGNREKVVAKYGQKWFRIWEFFLASSVIVSRQGSATCFQIVLRKNLNSKHRINDVPRQFGLDVPQPATGNKWLNE; via the coding sequence ATGATCCCCGAGGTTATTTTCCACACCCGTTCACAAGACGAGGAACAGGTCCGTGACCATTATGACCGAGGTGACGATTTCTACTCGTGGTTCTTGGGTCCTCGTATGATTTATACTTCAGGTATTATTTCCGATATCACTCGTGAAGAGACTCTGGAAGAGCTTCAAGATAACAAACTTCGTGTTGTTTGTGAGAAGATTGGTCTTAAGAAGGGTGACCGTCATTTGGATCTTGGCTGTGGTTGGGGTACTCTTGTCAGATACGCCTCTTCTCAATATGGAGCTCACAGTACTGGTATTACACTTGGTCGTAATCAGACCGTGTGGGGTAATACCAATCTTGCCAAAGACGGTATTCCCGAGTCTCAATCGAAAATCCTCTGTCTTGACTACCGTGACGCCCCAGTTCCTCCTGGTAAATATAACAAGATCACCTGTTTAGAGATGTCGGAGCACGTTGGAGTGCGCAATTTCAGCAAGTTCTTGACCCAAGTGTATGATATGTTGGACGACGACGGAGTTTTCTTTATGCAATATGCCGGAATCCGTAAGTACTGGCAGTACGAGGATCTGATCTGGGGTTTGTTCATGAACAAGTACGTTTTCCCTGGAGCCGACGCCTCAACTCCTCTTGGCTGGACTATTGACAAGCTCGAGGGTACTGGTTTTGAGGTTGTGAGTGTTGATACTATTGGCGTGCACTACTCGGCCACTCTGTGGAGATGGTACCGCAACTGGCTGGGTAACCGTGAGAAGGTCGTGGCCAAGTACGGCCAAAAGTGGTTCCGTATCTGGGAGTTCTTCCTTGCCAGCTCCGTCATCGTGTCCCGTCAAGGATCCGCCACCTGTTTCCAGATTGTTCTCCGCAAGAACCTCAACTCCAAGCACCGAATCAACGACGTCCCCAGACAATTCGGTCTCGACGTGCCCCAACCGGCCACCGGCAACAAGTGGTTGAACGAGTAG
- the KAR4 gene encoding Kar4p (Transcription factor required for response to pheromones; also required during meiosis; exists in two forms, a slower-migrating form more abundant during vegetative growth and a faster-migrating form induced by pheromone; GO_component: GO:0005737 - cytoplasm [Evidence IDA] [PMID 14562095]; GO_component: GO:0005634 - nucleus [Evidence IEA,IEA]; GO_component: GO:0005634 - nucleus [Evidence IDA] [PMID 14562095]; GO_function: GO:0008168 - methyltransferase activity [Evidence IEA]; GO_function: GO:0003700 - sequence-specific DNA binding transcription factor activity [Evidence IDA,IGI,IMP] [PMID 17101777]; GO_process: GO:0000741 - karyogamy [Evidence IEA]; GO_process: GO:0000742 - karyogamy involved in conjugation with cellular fusion [Evidence IMP] [PMID 8754797]; GO_process: GO:0007126 - meiotic nuclear division [Evidence IEA]; GO_process: GO:0007126 - meiotic nuclear division [Evidence IMP] [PMID 8754797]; GO_process: GO:0032259 - methylation [Evidence IEA]; GO_process: GO:0046020 - negative regulation of transcription from RNA polymerase II promoter by pheromones [Evidence IEP] [PMID 17101777]; GO_process: GO:0006139 - nucleobase-containing compound metabolic process [Evidence IEA]; GO_process: GO:0007329 - positive regulation of transcription from RNA polymerase II promoter by pheromones [Evidence IDA,IEP,IGI,IMP] [PMID 17101777]), which produces MGNPGSSGGKGGVNSGSSTRGQTSSGSSGSSDYGVVRSMGSKPGDRQKLASRAGNASGGTGSGSSGSSTSGFSSLSSRGSTRSSLNNDNASGNAHKGGSGNNGGSAGASSGANGRGKRSINNNSSSSSSGSNTSQYSSQGSNSSSHSQEDISNFGNDYNDHFIRSGVLPQTHITNIIDPLIGYPKLQKLHSLKQVHNKRYSTKLFGSRVSPKEMPSRIDSWVNQGMNFDVVMINGCVDNVPSYETLISLPIQRITPRPSIVFLWVPSPALEKGRLALEHWGFRRSEDIVYLVNDSDSIHFPKWLALSPHDSLVKTSWHCLMGLKGTLRRSEDSDLINCNVDTDVIIESPFDRHNVVPEKIYTIVENFSLMSRRLHIVPTYSTLDKPVRVRQGWVVMSPDVMLDNFEPDLYLTQNKTTGYRVPVDDTIDELRPKTPPRSSRK; this is translated from the coding sequence ATGGGGAATCCGGGTTCAAGTGGTGGGAAAGGAGGTGTTAATAGTGGAAGCAGCACTCGTGGGCAGACTAGTTCTGGAAGTTCGGGTTCGAGTGACTACGGAGTTGTGAGATCAATGGGATCTAAACCAGGGGATAGACAGAAACTTGCCTCACGAGCAGGTAATGCATCAGGTGGTACCGGTAGTGGATCAAGCGGTTCGTCAACTTCAGGATTCTCATCATTGAGTAGTCGAGGAAGCACAAGATCTTCTCTCAACAATGATAATGCTAGTGGTAATGCTCATAAGGGAGGCAGTGGTAATAACGGCGGATCAGCAGGTGCCAGCTCAGGTGCTAATGGTCGAGGAAAACGaagcatcaacaacaatagtagtagcagcagcagtggaaGTAACACCAGCCAATATTCAAGTCAAGGATCCAACTCTAGTTCACATAGTCAAGAAGATATTTCCAACTTTGGAAACGACTATAATGACCACTTCATCCGGTCAGGAGTGCTGCCACAAACCCATATTACCAATATCATAGACCCGTTAATCGGGTATCCTAAACTACAAAAGTTGCATAGTTTGAAGCAGGTTCATAATAAACGGTATTCCACCAAATTATTTGGATCTCGAGTGTCTCCAAAGGAGATGCCCAGTCGCATTGACTCGTGGGTCAATCAGGGTATGAATTTTGATGTAGTGATGATTAATGGCTGTGTTGATAACGTACCGTCCTACGAAACTCTTATCAGTCTTCCTATCCAACGAATCACTCCACGTCCCAGTATTGTGTTTCTCTGGGTACCGAGTCCCGCTTTAGAGAAGGGCAGATTAGCACTTGAACACTGGGGATTTCGCCGAAGCGAAGATATAGTGTATCTTGTCAACGACAGCGACTCGATCCATTTCCCCAAATGGCTGGCATTATCGCCACATGACAGTCTTGTGAAGACGAGCTGGCACTGTCTGATGGGACTCAAAGGTACATTGCGGCGGTCTGAAGACTCGGATCTTATCAATTGCAACGTCGACACCGACGTGATTATCGAGTCTCCTTTCGACCGCCACAACGTGGTTCCCGAGAAGATATACACCATTGTCGAGAACTTCTCGCTCATGAGCCGTCGTTTGCATATCGTTCCAACCTACTCGACCTTAGACAAGCCTGTACGAGTTCGCCAGGGCTGGGTCGTCATGAGCCCCGACGTCATGCTCGACAACTTCGAGCCCGATCTATACCTCAcccaaaacaaaaccacCGGCTACCGGGTCCCTGTCGACGACACCATCGACGAACTGCGACCCAAAACACCACCTCGTTCTTCCCGCAAGTGA
- the GDA1 gene encoding Gda1p (Guanosine diphosphatase located in the Golgi; involved in the transport of GDP-mannose into the Golgi lumen by converting GDP to GMP after mannose is transferred its substrate; GO_component: GO:0005794 - Golgi apparatus [Evidence IEA]; GO_component: GO:0005794 - Golgi apparatus [Evidence TAS] [PMID 11425802]; GO_component: GO:0000139 - Golgi membrane [Evidence IEA]; GO_component: GO:0016021 - integral component of membrane [Evidence IEA]; GO_component: GO:0016020 - membrane [Evidence IEA]; GO_function: GO:0004382 - guanosine-diphosphatase activity [Evidence IEA]; GO_function: GO:0004382 - guanosine-diphosphatase activity [Evidence IDA] [PMID 7506254]; GO_function: GO:0016787 - hydrolase activity [Evidence IEA,IEA]; GO_function: GO:0045134 - uridine-diphosphatase activity [Evidence IDA] [PMID 11425802]; GO_process: GO:0006486 - protein glycosylation [Evidence IEA]; GO_process: GO:0006486 - protein glycosylation [Evidence TAS] [PMID 11713596]) — translation MQSFMSTKLARALGAAVVLFIFSLFIFETSPTSVSSLSSSVTSKVTGVSKDAGSKSEVSLDPLSCTKSYDGKKPITQYAVVIDAGSSGSRVHVYKFNNCLATPRLLGEEFKMMQPGLSSFENDPEAAAKSLDELLAVAVEHVPKDVQGCTPIVVKATAGLRMIGVEAADKILAAVRTRLETQYPFAVVPGNGISIMDGSDEGVYAWVTANYLLGNIGSAEKTPTAAVFDLGGGSTQIVFEPHFSSPDKKLAPGDHKFDLDFGGRQFSLYQQSHLKYGLNVARGLIDALVVSNYLKSHEITESTQIVNPCMPPGSQLLNHEVKVEKSSDEGTTPSVKTYTVDFIGPKEHSEVQCRGLAEIILNKQKKCELEPCSFNGVHQPSIVDSFLRESDIFIFSYFYDLTYPLGMPSSFTIDELKDLTSKVCRGKEAHDSFAAIDGAVEELNKNPQWCQELNFIVALLHTGYDIPGHREVKIAKKIKDNELGWCLGASLPLLDKETAGWTCRA, via the coding sequence ATGCAGTCATTTATGTCTACAAAACTTGCCAGAGCTCttggagctgctgttgtatTGTTCATTTTCTCGTTATTCATTTTCGAGACTTCGCCTACTTCTGTCAGCTCGTTAAGTAGCAGTGTTACCAGTAAAGTGACTGGTGTGTCTAAAGATGCTGGCTCCAAGTCGGAAGTAAGCCTTGATCCTCTTTCTTGTACAAAATCATATGATGGTAAGAAGCCCATCACTCAATATGCTGTTGTCATTGATGCTGGTTCATCTGGATCTCGTGTTCATGTTTACAAGTTCAACAACTGTTTGGCTACCCCTAGACTTTTAGGAGAAGAGTTCAAGATGATGCAACCGGGTTTGTCgtcttttgaaaatgatCCTGAGGCTGCCGCCAAGTCTCTTGACGAGCTGCTGGCTGTAGCCGTTGAACATGTGCCAAAGGATGTTCAAGGTTGTACCCCTATTGTCGTTAAAGCTACTGCAGGTTTGAGAATGATTGGtgttgaagctgctgacaAGATTTTGGCTGCAGTTCGTACTCGTTTGGAAACCCAATATCCATTTGCAGTTGTTCCTGGAAATGGTATTTCTATCATGGATGGTAGTGATGAAGGTGTTTATGCCTGGGTTACTGCTAACTACTTGCTTGGTAATATTGGATCTGCTGAAAAGACCcctactgctgctgtattTGATCTTGGTGGTGGTTCGACACAGATTGTATTTGAGCCTCACTTTTCTAGTCCTGACAAGAAACTGGCTCCTGGTGATCACAAGTTCGACTTGGACTTTGGTGGCCGTCAATTTAGCCTTTATCAACAATCCCACTTGAAGTATGGTTTGAATGTTGCTCGTGGTTTGATTGATGCCTTGGTTGTTTCAAACTATCTTAAGAGTCATGAGATCACCGAATCTACTCAGATTGTTAACCCTTGTATGCCTCCCGGAAGCCAGTTGTTGAATCATGAGGTCAAGGTCGAGAAATCGTCTGATGAAGGAACTACCCCTAGCGTAAAGACCTATACTGTAGATTTTATTGGACCAAAAGAGCACTCTGAGGTGCAATGTAGAGGACTTGCTGAGATCATTCTcaacaaacagaaaaagTGTGAGCTTGAACCCTGTTCTTTCAACGGTGTTCATCAACCATCTATTGTTGACTCGTTCTTGCGTGAGAGTGATATTTTCATCTTTTCTTACTTCTACGACCTTACCTATCCTCTTGGAATGCCATCTTCATTCACTATTGACGAGCTCAAGGACCTCACTAGCAAGGTTTGCAGAGGAAAAGAGGCTCATGACTCGTTTGCTGCTATCGATGGTGCTGTTGAGGAACTCAATAAGAACCCTCAATGGTGTCAAGAGCTGAATTTCATTGTTGCATTGTTGCATACTGGTTATGACATTCCCGGTCACCGTGAGGTCAAGATCGCCAAGAAAATTAAGGACAATGAATTAGGTTGGTGTCTCGGTGCTTCTTTGCCATTGTTGGACaaggagactgctgggtGGACCTGTAGAGCTTAA